Genomic DNA from Pseudobacteriovorax antillogorgiicola:
AACTTAAAATTCAGATTGGTTTCTACAGAAAACTAAAAAACGAACCAAAAGATTATAGAAGATTCAACACTTACGATACTCTCCTTTAGAAGATTTTGGCGACAGGACCGTTGAAATCGTATCTCGCTTTCTTAGGAACATTTTTTTGGCCAGCCAGTTAAAGGAAAATGAAGAGCCTATAACTTAAGCAATAAAAGTCGCTTTTTTAGGGATAATTTCCATAAGATACTTCAGCGATTTTGCCAGGTTCATAGTTTATCTGATACTTGCTAGAGAAGTACCACCTTTCTTTAGTGGTTAATTCTGTGCTGACAATCTTTCCCAAGATAACTTTTCAGAAGGTGCATTGAAAAAAACCTAAAAAGTTCAGTCTTTCCACATTCTCTCAACATTTGCCTACGATAGTGACTCAAGGAGCTTATTAGCCTAGCTCACAAATCACTGAAAAAACGGAGGTTGTATGCAACAAGAAGACATTCTTAGGGCGGTGATTCCGATTCTAATACTGCTCATTATTTTGGAAGGAGCCTATTATGGCGTTAAGAGGCGTACGTTTCCTTACAAGGAAGCATTAACCTCTTTAGGTATGTTTCTGATTTACCAACTGGTTAGCCTTAAGCTTACCAAACCATGGACGCAATCAATCTCTGAGTGGATTTATCAATACAGATTGACTACATTCGACATGACTCAATGGTGGCACTGGATAGCCCTCTATTTAGGTGTAGAGTTCGCCTACTACTGGATGCATCGATGTAGCCACGAAATTCGCTGGCTGTGGGCTAGTCATAGTGTTCATCACTCGCCCCATCATATTACCCTTTCCGGAGCATATCGGCTTTCGATTACCAGCTTCATATCAGGAATGTTTATTTTCTACTTAGGATTACAGATTCTGGGCTTTAGCCCAAAGGCTGGAGCGATTATGCTAGCGCTAAACTTGCTGTACCAATTTTGGCTTCATACAGAACTCATACCGAGATTAAGTTTCTTAGAAGGAATATTCAATACTCCCAGCAATCACCGCGTCCATCACTCTATCGAACCTGAATATATCGATAAGAACTACGGAGGGACCCTTGTTATTTTTGACCGTATTTTTGGCACTTACGCAGCGGAGCGTTCCGAAGGTGTAAAAAAGTATGGAGTTATTGGCAAAAATGAAAGTTTTAATCCCATAGTGCTCTTTTTCAGAGAATGGGTTGCCATGGCACGAGATGTTGGTGGAACTTCATCTTTGAAGGACAAGTGGAAGTTCTGTTTCGGATCACCAGGATGGACTCCTTCTAAAAAAGAGCCAGTTCAATCCATTGCAAGTCTTTCAGAGAATGATATACACTCTTTCAGAGAATTTGATCAAAAAGCGGTTGGCTCGAAATGATTTTGCTTGTGGAAGACGATCCGAGACTGGGGGAGAACATCAAGGTAAACCTTGAGCTGAGGGGATTCGATGTCGCCTTGGCCACGAGTCTTTCAAGTGCTCGATCTATTGTCCAAAACCAGCAGGTTACAGCTAGTTTGATCGATATCGAGTTGCCCGATGGCTGCGGGCTTGACCTTTGCATCCAACTTCGAGAACGAGATTCAACATTACCAATTCTGATGATATCAGCCCGGGGCGACGAGAAAACTGTTGTTCGTGGTTTAGAAATTGGGGCTGACGACTACATTCGCAAGCCTTTTGGCATGCGTGAACTTGCGACGCGACTAGAAAAACTGCTGCACAAATATAGAAGGAAAGAGAATATAATTCAATTTGGCAGCATCGTAATTGATTTGGATAGGCGAGAAGCATACTACACCAAGACATGTATTCCATTGGCAAAGCGTGAATTTGATCTGCTAGTATTGTTCTTAAACAACCCAGGAAGAGTATTTAGTCGCGGCCAACTGATTGACCATCTAAGCAATGTCGAGATCATCCAAGATAGAACCGTAGATTCTCATCTATCGCACCTGCGTCGCAAGTTGAAACAAGTTGCTTGCTACGAAGTCACAATTAAATCAATCTATGGGACAGGCTATCAATTAATCGAAAATCAGGCTGATAATGAAGACAAAGACTAATCTTAAAGCAATCACGGGATTAGTTTTCGTATCATTTCTCTCCTTATTCATCACGATCGCTATCAATATCGCTACCAAGGGTCGCGCAGATTTTGCCTTACTAGCAGTTGTTGCAGATACGGCTCGATTCTCCTTGAATTGCACCAAGCCCGAAGAATCGCCATTGTTTTTGCAACCACTACATCTTCCTCATTCCGAGACACAGATTGATGCTTGGCTGTTTGATAGGAACGGGATGCTCTTAGCTGAGAATAGGGCTAGCTCGTCTAGCGAATCGATCATAACGAATAAACGTCAAGCTGAGTCCTACTATCAATCAGCAATGCTGAAACCTCTCATATGGAATGGTGGTGCATGGGCAAAAATCGACAGTCTTTGCAACTTAAATTGGACTCTATTTATCCACGATCCTCAAAACAGGATCTTTAAATCGACCTTCTATGGGCGTCAGAGAAATCTTTTTGTCTTAGTGGCTTCAAGCTACGCTGCCCTTATTTTCTTAGCGTGGTACTACCTAAGAATCAAGGGAAATGAAGCCATGCTCGTGCTGAGGAAGTTTTCTGAAGGGAAGCTCGATGTCCGTTTGCAGATCAGGTCTTGGGAAAAGTCCATCGAGCTGTATCATGAGTTCAATAAAATGGCATCTGAAGTTGCACGACTATTTGATCAAGTAAAATCTCTCGAAGATCAACGTAGTCAGTCCCTGCGAGAGCTTGCGCACGATACAAGAACACCAATAGCAAGCCTCATAAGTGGTCTCGACACACTCCGGGAGTTCTCCGATTCTATGGAGGATCAGCAGAAACAGAAAATCTATTGCAATATGCAAGCAGACCTTGAATACTTTAGCCGATTGATTGAGGATCTATTTCTCCTTTCTGAAATCGACAGCTTCAGCTCTGACAAGAACGCTACCCAAATAGATTTGTGGCGTTTACTGGAAGAAGCCTGGAA
This window encodes:
- a CDS encoding sterol desaturase family protein; this translates as MQQEDILRAVIPILILLIILEGAYYGVKRRTFPYKEALTSLGMFLIYQLVSLKLTKPWTQSISEWIYQYRLTTFDMTQWWHWIALYLGVEFAYYWMHRCSHEIRWLWASHSVHHSPHHITLSGAYRLSITSFISGMFIFYLGLQILGFSPKAGAIMLALNLLYQFWLHTELIPRLSFLEGIFNTPSNHRVHHSIEPEYIDKNYGGTLVIFDRIFGTYAAERSEGVKKYGVIGKNESFNPIVLFFREWVAMARDVGGTSSLKDKWKFCFGSPGWTPSKKEPVQSIASLSENDIHSFREFDQKAVGSK
- a CDS encoding response regulator transcription factor, yielding MILLVEDDPRLGENIKVNLELRGFDVALATSLSSARSIVQNQQVTASLIDIELPDGCGLDLCIQLRERDSTLPILMISARGDEKTVVRGLEIGADDYIRKPFGMRELATRLEKLLHKYRRKENIIQFGSIVIDLDRREAYYTKTCIPLAKREFDLLVLFLNNPGRVFSRGQLIDHLSNVEIIQDRTVDSHLSHLRRKLKQVACYEVTIKSIYGTGYQLIENQADNEDKD
- a CDS encoding sensor histidine kinase, whose amino-acid sequence is MKTKTNLKAITGLVFVSFLSLFITIAINIATKGRADFALLAVVADTARFSLNCTKPEESPLFLQPLHLPHSETQIDAWLFDRNGMLLAENRASSSSESIITNKRQAESYYQSAMLKPLIWNGGAWAKIDSLCNLNWTLFIHDPQNRIFKSTFYGRQRNLFVLVASSYAALIFLAWYYLRIKGNEAMLVLRKFSEGKLDVRLQIRSWEKSIELYHEFNKMASEVARLFDQVKSLEDQRSQSLRELAHDTRTPIASLISGLDTLREFSDSMEDQQKQKIYCNMQADLEYFSRLIEDLFLLSEIDSFSSDKNATQIDLWRLLEEAWNQIFRHEDHDSNLEVKLVMEKQPCKFVGSRILIQRMVINLLENAKRYGVSWVTCSARIKDRLWILEITNDSYPLALNLLESWGHKRQQRLITESGSRPHTSLGLGSAIAKRIAESHRGGATIDQIINEDTALLAKVRITVVLPLL